One genomic window of Notamacropus eugenii isolate mMacEug1 chromosome 6, mMacEug1.pri_v2, whole genome shotgun sequence includes the following:
- the LOC140512844 gene encoding olfactory receptor 5P80-like, whose translation MSDHNCTAVTEFIILGLTDDPTLRVILFVIFMGVYVVTLVGNLSIIVLIRSSSKLHTPMYLFLSNLAFVDLGFSSSVTPVMLKNYLEDTILIPFGGCMAQICCATTFGTTESFLLAMMAYDRYVAICSPLLYFTNMSTRVCTLLLIISYVGGCVNAWTFTDCLMNRSFCGPNKINHFFCDYSPLLELSQAQDDLAEILPAAVAGTVAVMTVFTIVISYAYIVFSVLKLRSTEGRSKAFSTCTSHLTAVTLFYGTTSFIYVMPKSNYTTDENKVVSVFYTVMIPMLNPLIYSLRNNEVKGALRKLMSRKHFFS comes from the coding sequence ATGTCTGATCATAACTGCACTGCTGTGACCGAATTCATTATTTTGGGGTTAACAGATGATCCAACCCTTCGTGTCATCCTCTTTGTGATATTTATGGGCGTCTATGTTGTCACATTAGTTGGTAATCTTAGCATAATCGTATTGATCAGAAGTAGCTCCAAGCTTCACACTCCAATGTATCTTTTCCTCAGCAACTTGGCTTTTGTGGATCTtggattttcttcttctgtcacaCCTGTTATGCTGAAGAACTACCTTGAGGACACAATCTTAATTCCTTTTGGGGGTTGTATGGCTCAAATATGTTGTGCAACTACCTTTGGGACAACTGAGAGCTTCTTGCTGGCTATGATGGCCTATGATCGCTATGTGGCCATCTGTAGCCCCCTACTCTACTTCACCAACATGTCAACCAGAGTCTGCACTCTCTTACTCATTATATCCTACGTAGGTGGTTGTGTGAATGCTTGGACTTTTACTGATTGCTTAATGAATCGTTCCTTCTGTGGGCCCAATAAGATCAATCACTTTTTCTGTGACTATTCACCACTTCTGGAGCTTTCCCAAGCCCAAGATGATCTTGCAGAAATTCTTCCTGCTGCCGTTGCTGGAACAGTAGCTGTGATGACAGTGTTCACTATCGTAATCTCTTATGCGTACATTGTCTTTTCTGTTCTGAAGTTAAGATCCACTGAGGGAAGATCCAAAGCTTTCTCAACTTGCACCTCCCACCTCACAGCAGTGACACTGTTCTATGGCACCACTTCCTTCATTTATGTGATGCCCAAGTCCAACTACACAACAGATGAGAATAAAGTGGTGTCTGTTTTCTACACTGTAATGATCCCCATGTTGAACCCTCTGATTTACAGTCTAAGGAACAATGAAGTAAAAGGTGCCCTGAGAAAACTGATGAGTAGGAAACACTTCTTTTCATGA